From Brevibacillus marinus, a single genomic window includes:
- the nuoK gene encoding NADH-quinone oxidoreductase subunit NuoK, with translation MIFEVSLPIYLLLALILFSVGLYGALTKRNAIVVLLSIELMLNAVNINLVAFAKYGLYASLTGQIFTLFTMTVAAAEVAVGIAILISLYRNRETVNVDEMDTMKR, from the coding sequence ATGATCTTTGAAGTATCCCTTCCGATTTACCTGCTGTTGGCCCTCATCCTCTTTTCTGTCGGGCTGTACGGTGCCCTGACCAAGCGCAATGCGATCGTCGTGCTGCTGTCGATCGAATTGATGCTGAACGCGGTCAATATCAACCTGGTCGCTTTTGCCAAGTACGGACTGTACGCCTCCCTGACAGGGCAAATCTTCACCCTGTTTACGATGACCGTGGCGGCGGCGGAAGTGGCTGTCGGGATCGCCATCCTAATCTCGCTGTACCGCAACCGCGAGACCGTAAATGTGGACGAGATGGACACGATGAAGCGTTAA
- the nuoH gene encoding NADH-quinone oxidoreductase subunit NuoH has translation MMEQLLQQTPSLLNILLFTLAAVALLAVVLGFVTYAIYFERKVIGWIQLRQGPNRVGPLGLLQTVADVAKLLLKEDTRPQNADKALFALAPVLAYAPAFTVLAVIPFTDTLHFADLGIGILYYIALSGITVLGVITAGWASNNKYSLIGGMRSAAQMISYEVPLVMSVVGVILMTGSLNLKEIVYAQQDVWNIVPQFLGFIVFLIAAQAELNRTPFDLPEAESELVAGYHVEYSGFRFAMFMLAEYVYMFGMAALVTILFLGGWLPIHPSLDFIPPIVWFVLKFLLYVFFQFWVRATMPRPRADQLMSFAWKVLLPLALLNIMLTALFVSFQSGMI, from the coding sequence GTGATGGAACAGCTTTTGCAGCAAACCCCTTCCTTGCTGAACATCTTGCTGTTTACGTTGGCGGCAGTCGCACTGCTGGCGGTCGTGCTGGGTTTCGTCACCTATGCCATCTACTTTGAGCGCAAAGTAATCGGCTGGATTCAACTGCGCCAGGGACCCAACCGGGTTGGTCCGCTCGGGCTTTTGCAGACCGTGGCGGACGTGGCAAAACTGCTTTTAAAGGAAGATACACGTCCACAAAACGCCGACAAGGCATTGTTTGCGTTGGCGCCGGTGCTGGCTTATGCACCCGCCTTTACTGTGTTGGCGGTGATTCCGTTTACGGACACCCTGCATTTTGCGGACCTGGGGATTGGCATCCTGTACTACATCGCGCTGTCCGGCATTACCGTGCTGGGCGTGATTACCGCTGGTTGGGCTTCCAACAACAAGTACTCGCTCATCGGCGGAATGCGCTCGGCCGCGCAGATGATCAGCTACGAAGTGCCGCTGGTGATGTCGGTCGTCGGGGTCATCCTGATGACAGGAAGCCTGAATCTGAAGGAGATCGTCTACGCGCAGCAGGATGTCTGGAACATTGTGCCGCAGTTTCTCGGCTTTATCGTGTTTCTCATTGCAGCGCAGGCAGAGCTGAACCGTACGCCGTTCGACTTGCCGGAAGCGGAGTCGGAACTGGTGGCCGGTTATCACGTGGAGTATTCCGGCTTCCGCTTCGCGATGTTCATGCTGGCGGAATACGTCTACATGTTTGGGATGGCGGCGTTAGTGACGATCCTGTTTTTGGGAGGATGGCTGCCGATCCATCCGTCACTTGACTTTATCCCGCCGATTGTCTGGTTTGTGTTGAAGTTCCTGCTTTACGTGTTTTTCCAATTCTGGGTTCGTGCTACCATGCCGCGCCCGCGGGCGGACCAGCTGATGAGTTTTGCCTGGAAAGTCCTGCTGCCGCTGGCGTTGCTCAACATCATGCTGACGGCGCTGTTCGTCTCCTTCCAGTCGGGGATGATCTGA
- a CDS encoding NADH-quinone oxidoreductase subunit D: MLLNVGPQHPSTHGVFRMVVKINGETITEATPVIGYLHRGTEKLAEDLTYTQIIPYTDRLDYLSAMTNNYVLCHAVETMMGLEIPERAQYLRLIAMELNRVASHLVWWGTYLLDIGAMSPFLYAFRDREIILDLFNQLCGARMTFNYMRIGGVKWDAPPGWIEKVGEFVQYMKKELANYHRLVSGNEIFINRLRGIGRYDSRTALDYSLSGVMLRCTGVKWDLRKDEPYCIYDRFDFDVPVATEGDCLSRYHLRMAEIEQSLRILEQAVAQFPKEGEIMGKVPRVIRPPAGETYVRIEAPRGEIGVYIASQGKDKPWRLKFRRPSFNNLQILPALLKGENIADMVAILGSIDIVLGEVDA; this comes from the coding sequence GCATGGCGTGTTTCGGATGGTCGTTAAGATAAATGGCGAGACGATAACCGAGGCTACACCGGTGATTGGGTATCTGCACCGCGGGACGGAAAAACTGGCCGAGGATCTTACCTACACGCAAATCATTCCGTACACCGATCGCCTGGACTACCTCTCGGCAATGACCAACAACTATGTGTTGTGTCATGCGGTGGAGACGATGATGGGACTGGAAATACCAGAACGGGCACAGTATTTGCGGCTCATTGCGATGGAATTGAACCGCGTGGCAAGTCATCTCGTCTGGTGGGGGACTTATCTTTTGGATATCGGAGCGATGAGTCCGTTTCTTTATGCCTTCCGCGACCGTGAAATCATACTCGATTTGTTTAACCAACTGTGCGGCGCGCGGATGACGTTTAACTACATGCGAATTGGCGGCGTCAAATGGGACGCGCCGCCCGGCTGGATCGAGAAGGTGGGCGAGTTTGTCCAGTACATGAAAAAGGAGCTGGCCAACTATCACCGGCTGGTTTCGGGTAACGAAATTTTCATCAACCGCTTGCGGGGAATCGGCCGCTATGACTCCCGGACCGCCCTCGACTATTCCCTGTCCGGTGTGATGCTGCGGTGTACCGGCGTCAAGTGGGATCTGCGCAAGGATGAGCCGTACTGCATCTACGACCGGTTTGATTTTGATGTGCCGGTAGCGACGGAAGGCGACTGTCTGTCCCGCTACCATCTGCGGATGGCGGAAATCGAACAGTCCCTGCGCATTCTCGAACAAGCGGTGGCGCAGTTTCCCAAAGAAGGCGAAATCATGGGCAAGGTGCCGCGTGTCATCCGTCCGCCGGCAGGCGAGACCTACGTGCGGATTGAAGCGCCCCGCGGAGAGATCGGCGTCTATATCGCCAGCCAGGGGAAAGACAAACCGTGGCGGCTCAAATTCCGCCGTCCGTCTTTCAACAATCTGCAGATCCTCCCGGCACTGCTGAAAGGGGAAAACATCGCCGACATGGTTGCGATTCTGGGCAGCATTGACATTGTACTTGGGGAGGTGGATGCGTGA
- the nuoI gene encoding NADH-quinone oxidoreductase subunit NuoI, with the protein MLGFAKGLGYTLKKLTEKKVTHSYPDVPYVMPPRFRGIQHFSPEKCIVCNQCARICPTQCIQLTGKPHPDPEKKGKIIDTYDINFEICILCDLCTEVCPTNAIVMTNNFELAAYSRDELYKNLQWLDDNNTNVREEN; encoded by the coding sequence ATGTTAGGATTTGCCAAGGGCCTGGGGTACACGTTAAAGAAACTGACGGAGAAAAAAGTGACCCACTCCTATCCGGATGTGCCGTATGTCATGCCGCCCAGGTTTCGCGGAATCCAGCACTTTTCTCCGGAGAAATGCATTGTCTGCAATCAGTGTGCGCGTATTTGTCCGACCCAGTGCATCCAGCTGACGGGCAAACCCCATCCTGACCCGGAGAAAAAAGGAAAAATCATCGACACGTACGACATTAATTTCGAAATCTGTATTCTCTGCGACCTCTGTACGGAGGTTTGTCCGACAAATGCGATCGTGATGACCAACAACTTTGAGCTGGCCGCCTACAGCCGGGATGAGCTTTACAAAAACTTGCAGTGGCTGGATGACAACAATACCAACGTCAGGGAGGAAAACTAG
- a CDS encoding NADH-quinone oxidoreductase subunit J: MSGTFLAFAVLSLLTIGGAVFMISFTRVVHMVISLGITFLSIAGLFVLLEAEFVAVSQVLIYSGAISILMLFGIMLTRHDAADEAISKANKGWLSFLAVAVFFLIVFWAIQNTPWGATPGSTAASQADNVVQLGTEIFTKFVIPFELTSVLLLVALVGAIILAKKEGDKE; this comes from the coding sequence ATGAGCGGAACGTTTCTCGCATTTGCCGTGCTTTCCTTGCTGACGATCGGGGGGGCGGTCTTTATGATCAGCTTTACCCGCGTGGTCCACATGGTCATCTCGCTGGGCATTACCTTTTTAAGCATTGCCGGTCTGTTTGTGCTCCTGGAAGCGGAGTTTGTCGCCGTCTCGCAGGTTTTGATTTACTCCGGCGCGATTTCGATCCTCATGCTGTTCGGAATTATGCTGACCCGGCACGACGCGGCGGATGAAGCGATTTCCAAAGCGAACAAAGGCTGGCTCAGCTTCCTCGCCGTGGCTGTCTTTTTCCTGATCGTCTTCTGGGCGATTCAAAATACGCCGTGGGGTGCGACTCCGGGCAGTACGGCGGCTTCACAGGCAGACAACGTGGTTCAGCTGGGAACGGAGATCTTCACGAAGTTCGTCATCCCGTTTGAGCTGACGTCCGTTCTGTTGCTGGTGGCATTGGTCGGAGCAATTATCTTGGCCAAGAAGGAAGGTGACAAGGAATGA
- a CDS encoding complex I subunit 4 family protein, producing the protein MDNSMLLSLITFSPLLAIVILAFVPKRHGGIIKQIGVLGTLLPLILALMLFANFDYQQAEMQFVEHVPWIAIPIGTDATSQLLTFPISYDMGVDGISMPLIVLTAIIGTMAAIASWPIKRRLKEYFILFHLLLIGMFGVFAAQNLLLFFIFFELTLIPTYFLIGIWGYPEREKAANKFLLYNGVGSAIMLLAFIVIFWTAPQFQAAPTMNMSELRSILTSADFLALVEQHRPGLMFALFLALFIAFGIKLPIFPFHTWMLRVHQQAPVPIVMIHSGILLKMGAYGIIRLGIGFFPEQAYYFATWLAVLGVINILYGAVIAFVQKDLKLVMAYSSISHMGIVLVGLAAMNSIGFQGAVFQTVSHGFISALLFFLIGVIWERVETSQIDELGGLARSMPFVSGILLAAAMASLGLPGMSGFISEFLAFLGLFGSMPVIAAIGVLGIILTAAYLLRATLRTTFGPTPDRYLGLADAQPLEVIPMIVLLGFIILLGIYPAVLSDPLQETLKTIVPIVTGIGG; encoded by the coding sequence ATGGACAATAGTATGCTGCTCAGCCTGATAACCTTTTCGCCGCTGCTGGCGATTGTGATCCTGGCCTTTGTACCCAAACGCCATGGCGGGATTATCAAACAGATCGGCGTGTTGGGCACGCTGCTTCCCCTCATCCTGGCGCTGATGCTGTTCGCCAACTTCGACTATCAGCAGGCGGAGATGCAGTTCGTCGAACACGTGCCGTGGATCGCGATCCCGATCGGCACGGACGCGACGAGCCAGCTGCTTACCTTCCCGATCAGCTACGACATGGGGGTGGACGGGATCTCCATGCCGCTGATCGTCCTGACCGCGATCATCGGGACGATGGCAGCGATTGCGTCTTGGCCGATCAAGCGGCGGCTGAAGGAGTACTTCATCCTCTTCCACCTGCTGCTGATCGGGATGTTCGGCGTGTTTGCGGCGCAAAACCTGTTGCTCTTTTTCATCTTTTTTGAACTGACGCTGATCCCGACCTACTTCTTGATCGGCATCTGGGGCTATCCCGAACGGGAGAAGGCGGCCAACAAGTTTTTGCTGTACAACGGAGTCGGCTCGGCCATCATGCTGCTTGCCTTTATCGTCATCTTCTGGACGGCGCCGCAGTTTCAGGCCGCGCCGACGATGAACATGAGCGAGCTGCGCAGTATCCTGACTTCCGCCGATTTCCTGGCGCTCGTCGAGCAGCACCGGCCTGGCCTGATGTTCGCGCTGTTTCTCGCCCTGTTCATCGCGTTCGGCATCAAACTGCCGATCTTTCCGTTCCATACCTGGATGCTGCGGGTGCACCAGCAAGCGCCGGTGCCGATCGTGATGATTCACTCCGGCATCCTCTTGAAAATGGGGGCCTACGGGATCATCCGCCTGGGAATCGGCTTTTTCCCTGAACAGGCCTACTACTTCGCCACCTGGCTCGCCGTCCTTGGGGTCATCAACATTTTGTACGGCGCTGTGATTGCCTTCGTGCAAAAAGACCTGAAGTTGGTCATGGCGTATTCCAGCATCAGTCATATGGGCATCGTGTTGGTCGGGCTGGCGGCGATGAATTCGATCGGCTTCCAGGGCGCAGTCTTTCAGACAGTCTCCCACGGCTTTATCTCCGCGTTGCTGTTCTTCCTGATCGGCGTGATCTGGGAGCGCGTGGAGACATCGCAGATCGACGAATTGGGCGGTCTGGCCAGATCGATGCCGTTCGTCAGCGGGATTTTGCTGGCGGCAGCGATGGCTTCCCTGGGACTGCCGGGGATGTCCGGATTTATCAGCGAGTTCCTCGCCTTCCTCGGCTTGTTTGGTTCGATGCCCGTGATTGCGGCGATCGGCGTGCTGGGCATCATTCTGACGGCTGCCTATTTGCTGCGGGCCACCCTGCGCACGACGTTTGGGCCTACACCGGACCGCTACCTGGGACTGGCCGATGCGCAGCCGCTTGAAGTGATTCCGATGATCGTCCTGCTCGGCTTCATCATCCTGCTTGGGATCTATCCGGCGGTTCTGAGCGATCCACTGCAAGAAACGCTGAAAACCATTGTACCGATCGTAACGGGAATAGGAGGGTAA
- the nuoL gene encoding NADH-quinone oxidoreductase subunit L produces MDTIMQYAWLIPLFPLFAFALIVSFGRQLKEAAAYLGIVAVAISFVLSLLTFWARFQDGAIDYKLLVEWLQIGQSVVEMGFEVNQLNALMLVIVSLVSLLVQIYSRGYMHGDERYPVFYQYLSLFTFSMLGLVISPSLLQVYIFWELVGVCSFLLVGFYYYKPEAKAAAKKAFIVTRIGDVGLFIGIILLFWWTGSFDYAEIFNAVSAGRLEPWMITLAAILIFVGAIGKSGQFPLHTWLPDAMEGPTPVSALIHAATMVAAGVYLVAASYPLFIASPTALNVVAYVGGFTAIFAASIGLTQRDIKRVLAYSTVSQLGYMMMALGVAGAVGYVAGTFHLMTHAFFKALLFLAAGSVIHAVHTQDVFEMGGLRKKMPLTAAVFLVGCLAIAGIPPLSGFFSKEAILAAAYSAHRFDLLWLGLIAAFFTAFYMFRLYFLTFAGERRGGAEEAHESPAVMTVPMLILAVLAVLSGFVNTPYAPVLQDWLVSGSVGEYLTKAFGAEAGHAAVWVQVVAVLVSLLGIWLAYLMYVKRSVAADVISRPLPWLYQLSYRKYYVDEIYDAAFVRPLKGLGIVLNLFDRYIVDGLVALVANITVAIGKLHARIQNGQVQTYGFVVLLGLVLLVAGFTVLGGIPHGQ; encoded by the coding sequence ATGGACACGATCATGCAATACGCCTGGCTGATTCCTCTTTTTCCGCTTTTTGCTTTCGCGCTGATCGTCTCGTTCGGCCGCCAGTTGAAAGAAGCGGCGGCTTATCTGGGAATCGTCGCGGTTGCGATTTCGTTCGTGCTGTCGCTGCTGACCTTTTGGGCACGGTTCCAGGATGGGGCGATCGATTACAAATTATTGGTCGAATGGCTGCAAATCGGCCAGTCCGTCGTCGAGATGGGCTTTGAGGTGAACCAGCTGAATGCGCTGATGCTGGTGATTGTCTCGCTGGTCAGCCTGCTGGTGCAGATCTACTCGCGGGGCTACATGCATGGTGACGAGCGCTATCCGGTCTTTTATCAATACTTGTCGCTGTTTACCTTTTCCATGCTCGGCCTCGTGATCTCTCCCAGCCTGCTGCAGGTCTACATCTTTTGGGAACTGGTCGGGGTCTGCTCCTTCCTGCTGGTAGGCTTCTACTACTATAAGCCGGAAGCAAAAGCGGCGGCCAAAAAGGCTTTTATCGTCACGCGAATTGGCGATGTGGGCCTGTTCATCGGGATTATCCTGCTGTTCTGGTGGACAGGAAGCTTCGACTACGCGGAGATTTTCAATGCCGTATCGGCCGGCAGGCTGGAGCCGTGGATGATTACCCTGGCGGCGATTCTGATCTTCGTCGGCGCGATCGGCAAATCCGGGCAGTTCCCGCTGCATACCTGGCTGCCCGACGCGATGGAAGGTCCCACTCCGGTTTCCGCCTTGATTCACGCGGCGACGATGGTCGCGGCGGGTGTGTATCTGGTAGCCGCTTCGTATCCTTTGTTTATCGCATCGCCCACCGCGCTGAACGTGGTGGCTTATGTGGGCGGGTTTACGGCGATTTTTGCCGCGTCGATCGGCCTGACCCAGCGTGACATCAAGCGTGTGCTGGCCTACTCCACGGTCAGTCAGTTGGGGTACATGATGATGGCTCTGGGGGTAGCAGGGGCGGTCGGGTATGTGGCCGGTACCTTCCACCTGATGACGCACGCCTTTTTCAAAGCGCTGCTGTTCCTGGCGGCTGGCAGTGTGATTCACGCTGTACATACCCAGGACGTGTTTGAGATGGGCGGTTTGCGCAAAAAAATGCCGCTGACGGCTGCCGTCTTTCTCGTCGGCTGTCTGGCGATCGCGGGGATTCCGCCGCTTTCCGGCTTTTTCTCCAAAGAAGCGATTCTCGCGGCCGCGTACAGCGCACACCGCTTTGACCTGTTGTGGCTGGGGCTGATCGCCGCCTTTTTCACCGCGTTTTACATGTTCCGCCTGTACTTCCTGACCTTTGCCGGCGAGCGGCGCGGGGGAGCCGAGGAGGCGCATGAATCTCCCGCTGTGATGACGGTGCCGATGCTGATCCTGGCCGTGCTCGCCGTGCTCAGCGGATTTGTCAATACGCCGTATGCGCCCGTTTTGCAGGACTGGCTGGTCTCCGGCAGTGTGGGCGAATACCTGACCAAGGCGTTTGGCGCCGAGGCGGGCCACGCCGCGGTGTGGGTGCAGGTGGTGGCCGTGCTCGTCTCGCTGTTGGGGATTTGGCTGGCCTATCTGATGTACGTGAAGCGGTCCGTGGCGGCTGATGTGATCTCCCGGCCGCTGCCATGGCTGTATCAACTTTCGTACCGCAAGTACTACGTGGACGAAATCTACGATGCCGCGTTTGTCCGTCCGCTGAAAGGACTGGGCATCGTGCTCAACCTGTTTGACCGCTATATCGTGGACGGGTTGGTGGCACTTGTGGCCAACATCACCGTGGCCATCGGCAAGCTGCATGCGCGCATCCAGAACGGACAGGTGCAAACATACGGTTTTGTCGTGTTGCTCGGTTTGGTTCTGTTGGTCGCCGGGTTCACGGTGCTAGGAGGTATCCCGCATGGACAATAG